The proteins below are encoded in one region of Winogradskyella helgolandensis:
- a CDS encoding chloride channel protein → METKHPIFKRLLIWRAKHISHKQFVYLLSILIGFTSGIGAVVLKNLTHYIQLLLEGKLVQYYHQAFYFLFPIIGFTLVYLIIKYVIREKVSHGIPSTLHAISKRKGIIKGYQMFGSILTAPLTIGFGGSVGLEGPAVATGAAIGSNIARLFRMNQKTKTLLICCAAAGALSSIFKAPIAAIIFAIEVFSLDLTIASMLPLLLASLSAIITSYFFSGNDVLLPFRIEDNFVISDIPFYAFLGVCAAFTSIYFAEVYERIQKRFDKLNSPIKKLLVGGIAIGILVYFIPPLYGEGFDVINNLIVGNPEKALVTNFLNLDLSNIWIVIALLAGLVFFKIIASALTFGAGGVGGIFGPTLFMGSIMGNCIAKIINNCGLFNTPVSESNFTLVGMAGLLAGVLQAPLTAIFLIAELTGGYDLFIPLMITAAIAFSITKLYIPHSVYTMELARKGELITHDKDQAVLILMDINKVIETNFIHVTTNMTLGDIIKKAVIKSNRNIFPVIDEEDNTLKGVILLDDIRPIMFDQKLYDDVYAIEVMQKPPAIIDIEKDNMTIIMKKFQDSSAWNLPVVRNGLYIGFISKSKLLTAYRRELINFTS, encoded by the coding sequence ATGGAAACAAAACACCCAATATTCAAAAGACTTTTAATATGGAGAGCTAAACATATCTCTCATAAGCAATTTGTATACCTATTAAGTATTTTAATTGGATTTACCTCTGGTATTGGAGCTGTTGTACTTAAAAATTTAACGCATTACATTCAACTTTTATTAGAGGGTAAATTGGTTCAATATTACCATCAAGCATTTTACTTTTTATTTCCGATAATTGGATTCACTCTAGTTTACTTAATCATCAAGTATGTGATAAGAGAAAAGGTAAGTCATGGTATTCCTTCAACATTACACGCCATTTCTAAACGTAAAGGTATTATAAAAGGTTATCAAATGTTTGGCTCTATTCTTACAGCACCATTAACTATTGGTTTTGGAGGTTCTGTAGGATTAGAGGGACCTGCTGTTGCAACAGGAGCTGCTATTGGTTCTAATATTGCACGACTCTTTAGAATGAACCAAAAAACGAAAACCCTGCTAATTTGTTGCGCGGCAGCCGGAGCACTATCTTCAATTTTTAAAGCACCAATTGCCGCTATTATTTTTGCAATTGAAGTCTTCAGCTTGGATTTAACAATTGCCTCTATGCTACCTTTATTATTAGCATCCCTTTCGGCAATTATTACTTCTTATTTTTTCTCTGGAAATGATGTCTTATTGCCTTTCAGGATTGAAGATAACTTCGTAATTTCAGATATCCCATTTTATGCGTTTTTAGGAGTCTGTGCTGCTTTTACCTCTATTTATTTTGCAGAAGTTTACGAGAGAATTCAAAAACGATTCGACAAACTAAACTCTCCAATTAAAAAGCTTCTTGTTGGTGGTATTGCCATTGGTATCCTTGTTTATTTTATTCCGCCACTTTACGGTGAAGGCTTTGATGTTATTAATAATCTTATTGTTGGAAATCCTGAAAAAGCTTTAGTTACTAATTTTCTAAATTTAGATCTGTCTAATATATGGATTGTTATTGCGCTTTTAGCTGGACTTGTGTTTTTCAAAATTATTGCTAGTGCCTTAACTTTTGGGGCAGGAGGTGTTGGTGGTATTTTTGGTCCTACGCTTTTTATGGGAAGTATTATGGGGAATTGCATTGCTAAAATTATTAACAATTGTGGCTTATTTAATACTCCAGTTTCCGAAAGTAATTTTACGCTTGTTGGCATGGCAGGTTTATTAGCAGGAGTTTTACAAGCTCCATTAACTGCTATCTTTTTAATTGCCGAACTTACAGGTGGTTATGATTTATTTATACCTTTAATGATTACTGCGGCAATCGCATTTAGTATCACAAAACTCTATATCCCACATTCTGTTTACACCATGGAATTAGCCAGAAAAGGCGAACTAATTACACACGATAAAGATCAAGCTGTTTTAATTTTAATGGATATCAATAAAGTTATTGAAACTAATTTTATCCATGTCACCACAAATATGACTTTAGGAGACATCATAAAAAAAGCGGTTATTAAATCTAATCGAAATATTTTTCCGGTTATAGATGAAGAAGATAATACTTTAAAAGGCGTTATTTTATTGGATGATATTAGACCCATAATGTTTGATCAAAAATTATACGATGATGTATATGCGATTGAAGTGATGCAAAAACCACCCGCAATCATTGACATTGAAAAAGATAATATGACTATAATTATGAAAAAGTTTCAAGATAGTAGTGCTTGGAATTTACCTGTGGTAAGAAATGGTCTTTATATTGGTTTTATTTCAAAATCAAAATTATTAACGGCTTACCGACGAGAATTAATTAATTTTACATCTTAA
- the aspS gene encoding aspartate--tRNA ligase: MYRSHNCGELRASHSNTEVTLSGWVQGVRDKGFMVYIDLRDRYGITQLYFDEERTPKAIMDKASKLGREFVIQVKGTVIERASKNPNIPTGDIEVVVSELTVLNSSLVPPFTIEDKTDGGDDLRMKYRYLDIRRNPVKNSLIFRAKVAQEVRNYLSNDGFIEVETPYLIKSTPEGARDFVVPSRMNEGQFYALPQSPQTFKQLLMVGGMDKYFQIVKCFRDEDLRADRQPEFTQIDCEMAFVEQEDILNVFEGLTRHLLKEVNGVEVEKFPRMLYDDAMRLYGNDKPDIRFGMEFGELNEVTQHKDFGVFNNAELVVGIAVPGGNSYTRKEIDKLIDWVKRPQVGALGMIYSRCNDDGSFKSSVDKFYDQDDLAKWAEITGAKPGDLVCVLSGDTNKVRAQLSALRMELATRLGLRDPKVFAPLWVIDFPLLELDEETGHYHAMHHPFTSPKPGQIELLDTNPGEVKANAYDLVLNGNEIGGGSIRIHDKATQAIMLKHLGFSDEEARAQFGFLMDAFEYGAPPHGGLAFGLDRLVAILGGQETIRDFIAFPKNNSGRDVMIDAPAPIDDDQLKELSLKLNLKS, encoded by the coding sequence ATGTACAGAAGTCACAATTGTGGTGAGTTAAGAGCATCACACAGCAATACAGAAGTTACACTTTCCGGATGGGTTCAAGGTGTTCGCGATAAAGGATTTATGGTTTATATTGACCTTCGCGATCGTTATGGTATCACACAACTCTATTTTGATGAGGAACGCACACCAAAAGCTATTATGGATAAGGCTTCAAAATTGGGTCGCGAGTTTGTTATTCAAGTTAAAGGTACTGTCATTGAACGTGCTTCAAAAAATCCTAATATTCCAACAGGTGATATTGAAGTTGTAGTGTCAGAATTAACGGTTTTAAATAGCTCATTAGTGCCACCTTTTACCATTGAAGACAAAACGGATGGTGGAGATGATTTACGTATGAAATATCGCTATTTAGATATTCGTCGTAATCCGGTAAAAAACAGCTTAATTTTTAGAGCAAAAGTGGCTCAAGAAGTAAGAAACTATTTGTCTAATGATGGTTTTATTGAAGTTGAAACACCATACTTAATCAAATCAACTCCAGAAGGAGCACGTGATTTTGTAGTCCCTTCTCGTATGAATGAAGGGCAATTTTACGCACTTCCACAATCGCCACAAACCTTCAAACAACTATTGATGGTTGGTGGTATGGATAAATATTTCCAGATCGTTAAGTGTTTTAGAGATGAAGATTTACGTGCCGACAGACAACCAGAATTCACACAAATAGATTGTGAAATGGCGTTTGTGGAACAAGAAGATATTTTAAATGTATTTGAAGGTTTAACACGTCACTTATTAAAAGAAGTAAACGGTGTTGAAGTTGAAAAATTCCCAAGAATGCTTTACGATGACGCGATGCGTTTATACGGAAACGACAAACCAGATATTCGTTTTGGGATGGAGTTTGGAGAATTAAACGAGGTAACACAGCATAAAGATTTTGGAGTTTTTAATAATGCCGAATTAGTTGTTGGTATTGCCGTTCCTGGAGGAAATAGTTACACAAGAAAAGAAATTGATAAATTAATTGATTGGGTAAAACGTCCACAAGTTGGTGCTTTAGGTATGATTTATTCGCGTTGTAATGACGATGGAAGTTTTAAATCTTCAGTAGATAAATTTTACGATCAAGACGATTTAGCAAAATGGGCAGAAATCACTGGAGCAAAACCAGGAGATTTAGTTTGTGTGTTATCTGGTGACACTAATAAAGTAAGAGCACAATTAAGTGCTTTACGTATGGAATTAGCAACACGTTTAGGTCTAAGAGACCCTAAAGTATTTGCACCATTATGGGTTATTGATTTCCCGTTATTAGAATTAGATGAAGAAACAGGTCATTACCATGCGATGCACCATCCATTTACGTCTCCTAAACCAGGACAAATAGAATTACTAGATACGAATCCGGGTGAGGTTAAAGCCAATGCTTACGATTTAGTATTAAATGGCAACGAAATTGGAGGAGGCTCTATTCGTATTCATGATAAAGCAACGCAAGCGATTATGTTAAAACATCTTGGCTTTTCTGATGAAGAGGCTAGAGCTCAATTTGGCTTCTTAATGGATGCTTTTGAATATGGAGCACCACCACATGGAGGATTAGCCTTTGGTTTAGATAGACTGGTTGCCATTTTAGGTGGCCAAGAAACTATTCGAGATTTCATTGCCTTTCCTAAAAACAATTCTGGCAGAGATGTGATGATTGATGCGCCTGCACCAATTGATGATGATCAACTAAAAGAATTGAGTTTAAAACTGAATTTAAAATCATAA